The Christiangramia forsetii KT0803 DNA segment ATATTTAATAACTTGGGTTTTGAAATTGTTCATCATACCTATGAGGTGCCTGATAAGGATTCTAATTATTATCACAAATTTAAAGCTCTGAGTTTACATCAGGATTTCAAAGGCTTTACAGATGAGGAGTTAATGGCGGGTGCAATCAATATTATTTTAAAAGTATAACGTATGTTAGTAATCGCTGAGGTTGGTCAGGCACATGAAGGTAGTCTTGGTATGGCTCTATCTTATATAGGTGCACTTGCTGAGGCAGGGGTTGATGCAGTTAAATTCCAGGTACATATTGCCGAGGCGGAAAGCAGTATTCTTGAACCTTTCCGAATTAAATTTTCTGAACAGGATAAAACCAGGTTTGACTACTGGAAACGAATGGAGTTTAGTACTGATGAATGGAAATTAATAAAAAAGACCTGTGAAGATAACAATGTGGAGTTTCTGGCTTCGCCTTTTAGCAATGCTGCGGTAGATCTATTGGAGGAAGTTGGGGTTAAGCGTTATAAAATTGGTTCAGGGGAAGTGAATAATTTTCTTCTTCTGGAAAAAATAGCTAAAACCGGTAAACAAGTTATTATTTCTTCAGGAATGAGCTCTTTTGATGAGCTTGATGCTACGGTGAGCTTTTTAAGGGAAAGAAAAATAAGCTTTTCTCTTTTACAATGTACCACCTCCTACCCAACAACACCTGCAAACTATGGTCTTAATGTAATTCAGGAATTAAAGCAGCGCTATAAGGTAAAAGTAGGATATTCAGACCATTCATCAAAAATAGAAACTTGTATCGCCGCTACTGCCATGGGTGCTGAAATTCTTGAATTTCATGCTGTTTTTAGTCGTAAAAGTTTTGGGCCGGATGTTTCTTCTTCACTTGAATTAAGTGAAATTAGAATGCTGGTGGCTGCAATTAGAAATATATCTACGGCCTTGAATGAACCTGTAAGTAAGGCCGATAATTCGAAATATTCAGGCTTAAAGCAAATTTTTGAAAAATCACTTGCCGTAAATAAAGATTTGCGTAAAGGAGAGATCATAAAATTCGAGCATCTTGAGGCTAAAAAACCTAAAGAATATGGAATTGATGCTTCACAATTTGACCAAGTGATAGGAAAAAAAATTGCTAATGATATAAATAGATTTGACTTTCTAACCTGGTCCCATTTGGCCGAATAATTTGCCATGATAATAAATAAAATTGCCAGTAAGCAATATCGAAAATTTTCTTCTGCTGAAGGCAGCCAGTATATATGTAGTGAATATGCTTTAAGCAGAGTATTAAAGATCATTAAAATATTTAGACCTGAAAGAATTTTGGAGGTAGGACTTGGGATAGGAACAATTTCAGATTCTATCCTAAAAGCGTTTTCAAATAATTATTATCCGGAAGTTTATGGAACGGAGAGAAATGATTTTTGTTTAAATCAGCTTCCAAAAAATATAGGGAAGGATTTCAAAAAATTAAAAGTTTACCATTCAATGCAGGAAATACCGGAAGATATATGTTTTGATCTGATCATTATTGACGGTAAAGAATCAGATCTCAAATCTTTACAAAAAAACCTAAAAAATAATGCCATTATAATTATTGAAGGGGATAGAAAAGACCAGACTCAGCTTCTTAAAAATATTTTCTCTGGTTCAAAATTTGTACATTCGATAACAAGTAAGAAAAACAATTCTTATTCCAATAGATCGTCAGATCATTTTCAGGGAGGATTAAAAATAATTTTTGTAAATCCCAATTTAAAACAAAATCTCTATTGGGTGATATTAAAAATTTCGGCGAAAATTCACTTTCAATTTCGAAAATTGGTTTAATGCAAAATAAAAGAAAGATCTGTGTAGTTGTTACCGCACGCCCATCCTATAGTAGGATCAAATCTGCCTTGCAGGCCATAAAAGGGCATCCAGATCTGGAGTTACAGCTAGTGATAGCAGGTTCAGCCTTGCTGGATCGCTATGGCAATGCCGCAGATTTTATCCAGAAAGACGGATTTGAGGCTTCTGCGAAGGTATATATGGTGCTTGAAGGAGAAAATCCAACTACGATGGCTAAAACTACTGGGATAGGCCTAATGGAGCTTACAAATGTATTTTATAATTTAAAACCGGATGCAGTGATTACCATTGCTGATCGTTTTGAAACTATTGCCACCTCTATTGCGGCAGCTTACCAAAATATACCTTTAATTCATATTCAGGGGGGAGAGGTAACCGGAAATATTGATGAAAAAGTAAGGCATGCCAATACCAAATTAGCCGATTTGCATTTTGTTTCCAGTGAAGATGCCAGGGATCGGGTTATTAAGTTGGGAGAGGAACCGGCTAAAGTGATTAACACCGGATGCCCATCAATTGACCTGGTTAAACAGATTGAAAGCGAAATAGAGCTAAATTTTGATCCTCTTCAGAAATACGGTGGAGTAGGTAAAAATATTGACTGGAAAAAAGGTTACCTGGTGGTGATGCAACATCCGGTTACAACTGAATATGAAAGTTCAAGAGCGCATATAGAAGAAACTTTAAAAGCTGTACATAAAAGTGGTTTGCCAACATTCTGGTTTTGGCCTAATGTTGATGCCGGATCTGATGGGACTTCCAATGGTATTCGTACTTACCGGGAGCAGAATGATCCGGAAAACATCCATTTTTTTAAAAATATGGAACCTCTGGATTTTTTACGCTTACTTAAATTTTCAAAGCTTCTTATTGGTAACTCCAGTGTGGGAATTAGAGAATCCAGTTATCTTGGTCTGCCGGTGATCAATATTGGAAACCGGCAGAATAGAAGACTACGTGCAAATAATGTTACTGATCTTGATTATGACCGAATGAAAATACTTGCTGCGATAGAAGAGATCTCAAAAATTGACCATTTTGAAATATCTTCGATTTATGGAAATGGAGAATCCGGAAAGAAGATAGCTAATATACTCGCTTCTGTAGATCTGTGTTCATCAAAAACCATCACCTATTAATGAGAATACTCGGTTTAATTCCAGCTAGGGGAGGAAGCAAAGGCATTCCCCGAAAAAATATTAAGAAATTGGGTGGGCAGCCCCTATTAAAGTATACTATTGATTCTGGGAAGAGATCTAGATATTTATCCAAATTAATTCTCAGTTCAGAAGATTCAGGCATCATAGAAGTTGCAAAGAGTTTAGGACTTGAAGTTCCATTTGTTCGGCCTGGCGATCTATCAAGGGATGCCACTCCCAGCCTGGATGTTTTAAAACATGCTTTAAAATTTTATGCTGATCAGGATGAAAACTTTGAAGCGGTTTGCCTCTTGCAAACTACAACACCTTTTAGAAGAGATACTTTAATTGATGAAGCTATCGAAAAATTTATTGATGGCGATTATGATTCTGTAATAAGTGTTCGAGAAATACCTGCAGAATTTAACCCCCACTGGGCTTTTGAAGCTCATGATGGGGTCCTAAAGATAGCCACCGGAGAATCTACTCCTATTACTAGAAGGCAGGATCTTCCTAAGACCTATCATCGTGATGGCGCTATTTATATTACAAAGACTGAGGTTATTTTAAATTCTAATTCTCTTCTTGGTGATAATATAGGTTTTATCGATGTAAGCGCTCAGGATTATGTGAATTTGGATACCATGGAAGACTGGAAGAAAGCCGAAGAAATATTGAAAAAAAGAAATTAATGTGTGGGATCGCCGGAATTATCGGAAATGGAATTCAGGAGTCTGAGGTTGAAGAAATGCTTCTCTCCATAGCGCATCGTGGTCCTGATGCCAGGGGAATATATAAAGATAAGGGATTTGCTGTTTTAGGACATAATCGTCTTTCAATCATTGATCTTTCGCATGAAGCGGATCAGCCTTTGACGGATCCCACAGGCCGTTACCACCTAAGTTTTAATGGAGAGATATACAACTATCAAGAATTAAGAAGAGAAATAGGCGCAAGATATACTTTCAGAACCAGTTCAGACACCGAAGTTTTACTGGCATCTTATATTCTCTACGGGAAAAGTTGCCTGAAAAGACTGAATGGTATGTTTGCTTTTGCCATCTGGGACAGTAAGGAGAAAAAACTTTTTGCGGCTCGTGATCGTTTCGGGGTGAAACCTTTTTATTATAGCAATATCAGTAACAAATTTCTTTTTGCGAGCGAAATAAAAGCTATTCGCTACGTAAAATCTGTAGGCCCCAATGAAAGTGTATGGGCTAATTATTTTTGTTTTGGTTCTTATGGCTCTCCTTCAGAAACTTTTTATAAAGATATAAATCAATTACCTGGTGGCCATTTTATTGAATATGAGAATTCCACCCTGTCTATTGATAAATGGTATGATTTTGCTGAGCAGATCGGGAATATTCCAAATAATTTCTCAACAGCCCAAATTAAAGAGAAATACCGGGAATTGCTTATTGATTCAATTAAGTTAAGGTTTCGGGCAGATGTTGAGGTTGGATTCAATATTAGTGGAGGTATAGACAGTTCTTTGTTGCTTGCCCTGGTTAATGATTATAACAGTAGTAAAAGAACAAGAGCTTTTACATTCTATACGGGTGCTGAACGTTATGATGAATTGCCGTGGGTAGAAAGTATGATAAGACAAACCGGAAATCCTTTAGAAAAGGTGAAATTCAGTGCTGTTGAAGTACCCGAATATGCAAAATTATTGAGTGATGGTCAGGAGGAGCCTTTTGGCGGTATCCCCACCATAGCCTATTCAAAAATTTTTAAAATGGCAAACCAGGCAAGACTTAAGGTTTTAATGGATGGTCAGGGAATGGATGAACAATGGGCGGGATATGATTATTATAATTCTCAACATGATTCGGTAGTGCAGGGTACCGGAAATTCCAGCTCCTTTAAACCAAATGTCCTTAAAAGTGATTTTGCGAATCTTGCCAAAAAATCAGAGTATCCAACACCTTTTAACTCTCGTTTACAAAATTCGCAATATCGTGATCTGTTTTATACCAAACTGCCAAGGGCATTGAGATTCAACGATCGTATTTCTATGTCTTATAGTACAGAGCTAAGAGAGCCTTTTCTTGATTATAGATTGGTAGAACTGGCATTTTCTATTCCGGACAATATGAAGATTAATGGAAAAACACATAAGTATTTATTACGTGAAATTATTAAGGAATTTGTGCCGAATAAAATTTCAGAAGCTCCCAAAAGAGCACTACAAACTCCACAAAGGGAATGGTTAGGGAAGGATCTGGTTGCTTTTGTAAATGAAAGTTTTGCAAACCTGGAGAGCTCGGTTTTTCAAAGCTGGTTTGATCATGATATGATCCAAAAAGAATGGGAACAATATAAAAATGGATCAAAAGCCAATAGTTTTTTTATCTGGCAATGGATAAACACAAGTCTTATAGCTTCCGATATTCAGAAAACTACTTAGTTTTCTATATTTGAAGAGTTGGACAAACCAAACCTGAATTTGAGATCAAAAAAACTTTTAGTAATAATCCCTGATGGAGTAGGTATAAGGAATTTTGTACATACAAAATTTCCGGAGGAAGCGAAAAAAGCAGGATGGCAATTAATGTTTTTAAATATGACCCCTTTTGATCTAAAAGGGATAGGGCATAGTGAGATAAAACTAGTTCCTAAGCCATCAGCATGCACAGATCTTTTAAAACGCGCTAAAATTCTTATAGAGTTGGATCTATTTAAAAGTAAATTTAATGATCCGGTATATGAAAAATATAAATTTCCAGTCTCGAGTAAAGGCTTTAAAAATAAGGTGAAGAACTTTATTCTTAGTATCCTGATCAGAAGATATAATTCAGAAACTGGTTTGGTGAAATTAAGGCGGAAGATGAACGATTCTGAAAGAAAAACAGGCTATTATAAATCCTGTATGGAAATATTGAAACAAGAGAAACCTGATGTAGTATTTTGTACAAATCAAAGGCCGGTACATGCGATATCACCTGTGACTGCAGCTCAGGATCTTGGTATATCTACTTCCTGTTTTATTTTTTCCTGGGATAATCTTCCTAAGGCAACTAAGGTACTTGATACTGATTATTATTTTGTCTGGAGTGAATATATGAAGAAAGAATTGCTTCAATATTATCCAGATATAAAATCCGATCAAATTAAAATCACGGGTAGCCCTCAATTCGAGATTCATAAG contains these protein-coding regions:
- a CDS encoding N-acetylneuraminate synthase family protein; amino-acid sequence: MLVIAEVGQAHEGSLGMALSYIGALAEAGVDAVKFQVHIAEAESSILEPFRIKFSEQDKTRFDYWKRMEFSTDEWKLIKKTCEDNNVEFLASPFSNAAVDLLEEVGVKRYKIGSGEVNNFLLLEKIAKTGKQVIISSGMSSFDELDATVSFLRERKISFSLLQCTTSYPTTPANYGLNVIQELKQRYKVKVGYSDHSSKIETCIAATAMGAEILEFHAVFSRKSFGPDVSSSLELSEIRMLVAAIRNISTALNEPVSKADNSKYSGLKQIFEKSLAVNKDLRKGEIIKFEHLEAKKPKEYGIDASQFDQVIGKKIANDINRFDFLTWSHLAE
- a CDS encoding SAM-dependent methyltransferase, which produces MIINKIASKQYRKFSSAEGSQYICSEYALSRVLKIIKIFRPERILEVGLGIGTISDSILKAFSNNYYPEVYGTERNDFCLNQLPKNIGKDFKKLKVYHSMQEIPEDICFDLIIIDGKESDLKSLQKNLKNNAIIIIEGDRKDQTQLLKNIFSGSKFVHSITSKKNNSYSNRSSDHFQGGLKIIFVNPNLKQNLYWVILKISAKIHFQFRKLV
- the neuC gene encoding UDP-N-acetylglucosamine 2-epimerase; translated protein: MQNKRKICVVVTARPSYSRIKSALQAIKGHPDLELQLVIAGSALLDRYGNAADFIQKDGFEASAKVYMVLEGENPTTMAKTTGIGLMELTNVFYNLKPDAVITIADRFETIATSIAAAYQNIPLIHIQGGEVTGNIDEKVRHANTKLADLHFVSSEDARDRVIKLGEEPAKVINTGCPSIDLVKQIESEIELNFDPLQKYGGVGKNIDWKKGYLVVMQHPVTTEYESSRAHIEETLKAVHKSGLPTFWFWPNVDAGSDGTSNGIRTYREQNDPENIHFFKNMEPLDFLRLLKFSKLLIGNSSVGIRESSYLGLPVINIGNRQNRRLRANNVTDLDYDRMKILAAIEEISKIDHFEISSIYGNGESGKKIANILASVDLCSSKTITY
- a CDS encoding cytidylyltransferase domain-containing protein, with amino-acid sequence MRILGLIPARGGSKGIPRKNIKKLGGQPLLKYTIDSGKRSRYLSKLILSSEDSGIIEVAKSLGLEVPFVRPGDLSRDATPSLDVLKHALKFYADQDENFEAVCLLQTTTPFRRDTLIDEAIEKFIDGDYDSVISVREIPAEFNPHWAFEAHDGVLKIATGESTPITRRQDLPKTYHRDGAIYITKTEVILNSNSLLGDNIGFIDVSAQDYVNLDTMEDWKKAEEILKKRN
- the asnB gene encoding asparagine synthase (glutamine-hydrolyzing); translation: MCGIAGIIGNGIQESEVEEMLLSIAHRGPDARGIYKDKGFAVLGHNRLSIIDLSHEADQPLTDPTGRYHLSFNGEIYNYQELRREIGARYTFRTSSDTEVLLASYILYGKSCLKRLNGMFAFAIWDSKEKKLFAARDRFGVKPFYYSNISNKFLFASEIKAIRYVKSVGPNESVWANYFCFGSYGSPSETFYKDINQLPGGHFIEYENSTLSIDKWYDFAEQIGNIPNNFSTAQIKEKYRELLIDSIKLRFRADVEVGFNISGGIDSSLLLALVNDYNSSKRTRAFTFYTGAERYDELPWVESMIRQTGNPLEKVKFSAVEVPEYAKLLSDGQEEPFGGIPTIAYSKIFKMANQARLKVLMDGQGMDEQWAGYDYYNSQHDSVVQGTGNSSSFKPNVLKSDFANLAKKSEYPTPFNSRLQNSQYRDLFYTKLPRALRFNDRISMSYSTELREPFLDYRLVELAFSIPDNMKINGKTHKYLLREIIKEFVPNKISEAPKRALQTPQREWLGKDLVAFVNESFANLESSVFQSWFDHDMIQKEWEQYKNGSKANSFFIWQWINTSLIASDIQKTT